CGTGGGTGAGTGAATCTGTCATTTCTGTTTCAATGAATCCTGGAGCAACACAGTTTACACGAATATTGCGTCCTGCGAATTCTTTCGCAATGCTTTTTGAGAATCCAATGAGTCCTGCTTTACTTGCAGCATAATTGGATTGTCCTGCATTTCCGATCACTCCAATGACCGATGTGATGTTCACAATGCATCCTGCTTTTTGTCGTAGCATACTTTTTGAAAATGCTTTGACCATGTTGAATGAACCCCCTAAGTTGGTATCAACTACTTGATTAAAGTCATCCTGTGTCATTGTGAGTACAATGCCATCTCGAACAATGCCCGCATTATTCACCAGGACTGAAATCGTGGTGAATTCACGCTGTATTTCTGTGCACAGTTGATTGCATTGATCATAATCAGTTGCATCAACATGACGCAATTCAAAAGTTTCTGTTTCCAAGGATTCAAGGGTGTGTTGGTCATAATTTGAAACATAGGTCCCTATGACATAATACCCATCTGCCACGAGTTGTTGGGCAATGTGGTATCCGATGCCTTTTGTTGCACCGGTTACTACCGCTATTTTTCGATTCATTCACATTCACTCCTTAAGGTTTGCATATCATAAACATTTGATATCTTGACAGATTCCCCACAGATCTCCTTGATAAACTTGGAAATAGATCCCTTGGGTCCAACTTCTATAAAGTGTTCAACACCCTGTTGTCTCATTGTTTGAATCACCTTAACCATTTGCGTTGGTCGTGAAATATGAAGGGATAGTGACTCTACAAATCCTTCATGTTGTAAAACCCCTTCGATGTTATTCACAAACATCACATGTGGGGTTAAGAAGCGTTGGTTTCTTAAAACTTCTTTCAACGCATCGCTTACCTCACAAAGCAATGACATATGGGACACTGTCGATACTTTAAGGGGAATTGCGATTACTTTGGCGTGTTTTAATTGGGGAAGTATGGTTTCAATATCCTGTTTCATTCCCCCAATTACAATTTGACTGGGTGTATTGATGTTACAGACTTCGACCTGTGTTTTTTCAAGCAATGCTTCAATGGTTTGTAAATCCGTTTTTAAGCATGCAACCATCGCTGTACTAAACGGTTCAAAGGCATGGTGCATCAGGTGCGCGCGTTTTTGAATGAGTCTAAGTCCATCTTCAAATGAGATAACACCACTACTGGTTAGTGCATTATATTCCCCCAAAGATAAGCCTGAAACTACATCAGGAAAGATTCCTTCTTTTTTTAATAAGTGATCCAGTGCATGACCAAGTACATAAAGGGCTGGTTGTGTATACAATGTCTTTTGAAGTGATGCTTCATCTAAACAAAGTACATCATACCCCAGGATTTTTGTTGCCGTATCATAGAGATCCTTCACATCTTGATCTGCTTCATAGAGATCGTGTCCCATTAAAAGAAATTGCTGACCTTGGCCAGCAAATATGAATCCTTTTTTCATTAAACCTTTGACTCAATGTAGGCAACAATATCGTTTACAGTCTTGAGATTCACAACATCTTCTGTTGGCACATCGACACCGTATTCACCTTCAAGTTCCATTACAATTTCCATCACTGCTATGGAATCCGCGCCTAAGTCATCGAGGATTGACACATCATCTTTGATTTCATCCACGGTTACATCTAATATTTCTGAGACTATTTGTTTAACTTTAGCTTTCATAAGTTCCTCCTAATAATAGTTTGACATTCAAACTATATACTCATTTACTTTGATTGTCAATATATTTTCGTCTGTTCTTACCAATCAATAAGCACAGAACCATAGGTGAGACCCCCACCAAATGCTACTAAAATGATGCGCATGCCTTCTTTTAAAAGACCTTGTTTGTTGGCTTCATCAAGCAGTATGGGAACACTTCCTGAAGACGTATTTCCATAACGTTCGACATTCGATAATAGTTTGGATGGGTCATAATTCAAAGCCCGTGCACCGCTTTCTAAGATTCGTTTGTTTGCTTGATGGACAATGATTGCATCGATTGTATCAATCGATTGATTATTTCGATCAAGGAGTTCTTGGATGCTGGAGTTCATAACACGCACAGCATACTTAAAAACTTCGGCTCCTTTCATTGAGAAATAAGCATCTTCTTGTATGGTTCGATTGATAAAAGGTGCGCGGCGGTCTGTTCTGTTAGGAAGGGTGATGGTCTCATACGTATCACTTTCACCGCCAATAATACAATCAACGATCCCTGTTTCGCCTGCTTCTACAACAACAGCCCCTGCACCATCGCCAAATAAAATTGCACTGGTTCGATCTTCGTAGTTTAAAATACGTGAATTGAAATCACAGCCAATCACCAGGATACGCTTGTATATCTTTGAGCGTATGTATGCATTGGCAGTTTGAAGCGCATAAATAAATCCAGAGCAGGCTGCATTGATATCAAAGGATGGAATAGGGCGTGTCACATTCAGATTTTCACGCACTTGATTTGCGACTGTTGGGATGAATGAATCGGGAGTGTAGGTTCCCACAATAATGCAATCAAGGGTATTTACATCCAATGATTTCAGTGCTTCTTGGGCTGCTTTTGTTGCCATATGAACCGTTGACATGGATTCAAACCGACGTTCTTTAATCCCTGTTCGACGTACAATCCATGCATCACTTGTATCCATGATTTTCTCATAATCCTTGTTTGAGACAACCGTTTGGGGTACATAGCTTCCGGTGCTAATAATCTTAGTGTTCATGAATCACATCTCCCATCATCCTGAATCGTTTATATCTTAGTTTTTTGAGGCGATCTGGTTTGAGTTTTAATAATGTCTTAAATTCTTTATATAAATTTTCTTGAAGCAGCTTCGATGCGCAGTCAAACCCATTTTCTTCAGAAATGATGGCATCGATTACGCCCAACTTATATAAATCTTGACTGGTAATTTTCATCATCTCAACAACATCACTTGCTTTTGATGCATCTTTGAATAAAATGGATGCAAAT
This DNA window, taken from Erysipelothrix larvae, encodes the following:
- the fabG gene encoding 3-oxoacyl-[acyl-carrier-protein] reductase; the protein is MNRKIAVVTGATKGIGYHIAQQLVADGYYVIGTYVSNYDQHTLESLETETFELRHVDATDYDQCNQLCTEIQREFTTISVLVNNAGIVRDGIVLTMTQDDFNQVVDTNLGGSFNMVKAFSKSMLRQKAGCIVNITSVIGVIGNAGQSNYAASKAGLIGFSKSIAKEFAGRNIRVNCVAPGFIETEMTDSLTHDIKTEILRNIALKRFGTPQDVADAVSFLVSEKAQYITGQVINVCGGMVM
- a CDS encoding ACP S-malonyltransferase produces the protein MKKGFIFAGQGQQFLLMGHDLYEADQDVKDLYDTATKILGYDVLCLDEASLQKTLYTQPALYVLGHALDHLLKKEGIFPDVVSGLSLGEYNALTSSGVISFEDGLRLIQKRAHLMHHAFEPFSTAMVACLKTDLQTIEALLEKTQVEVCNINTPSQIVIGGMKQDIETILPQLKHAKVIAIPLKVSTVSHMSLLCEVSDALKEVLRNQRFLTPHVMFVNNIEGVLQHEGFVESLSLHISRPTQMVKVIQTMRQQGVEHFIEVGPKGSISKFIKEICGESVKISNVYDMQTLRSECE
- a CDS encoding acyl carrier protein, whose product is MKAKVKQIVSEILDVTVDEIKDDVSILDDLGADSIAVMEIVMELEGEYGVDVPTEDVVNLKTVNDIVAYIESKV
- a CDS encoding beta-ketoacyl-ACP synthase III gives rise to the protein MNTKIISTGSYVPQTVVSNKDYEKIMDTSDAWIVRRTGIKERRFESMSTVHMATKAAQEALKSLDVNTLDCIIVGTYTPDSFIPTVANQVRENLNVTRPIPSFDINAACSGFIYALQTANAYIRSKIYKRILVIGCDFNSRILNYEDRTSAILFGDGAGAVVVEAGETGIVDCIIGGESDTYETITLPNRTDRRAPFINRTIQEDAYFSMKGAEVFKYAVRVMNSSIQELLDRNNQSIDTIDAIIVHQANKRILESGARALNYDPSKLLSNVERYGNTSSGSVPILLDEANKQGLLKEGMRIILVAFGGGLTYGSVLIDW